Below is a genomic region from Lonsdalea populi.
CATTTCCAAATGCAGCTGGATAAACCGCGTGGGGCCCGCTCGTCGCGTTCTTAGCTGATGCGCACCGCTGATGCCCGGCCACTTGGCAACAATATCGGTGATTTCCTGCCGTTCTTCATCCGGCAGCGCTCTGTCCAGTAGGGCTTGAATAGCATCGTAAGCCATTCGCAATGCGCTGTACAAAATATAAGCGCCAATGCCGAGCGCGAAAACGGCATCCGCCCAGGTCACACCTTTCCAGCTCAATCCCAGCGCCACCAGGATCGCACCGTTCATCATCACATCAGATTGATAGTGCAGCATGTCTGCGCGCACCGCCTGACTGTGGGTACGGGCCACCACCCAGCGCTGGAATGCGACCAGCAGACCGGTCACGACCAACGCCACGATCGTCACCCACATCCCGACGGCCGGATCCTTCAGCTCCTGGGGAGAAATCAGATGCTGGAAACCAGTCAGCAGCAGAAACAGCGCCGACCCCGAGATAAACATGCTCTGAGCCAATGCGGCGAGGGACTCGGCTTTGCCGTGACCGAAAGTATGCTCGGAATCCGCCGGCTGCAACGAGTAGCGCACCACCAGCAGGTTGATTAACGAGGCGGCGATATCCACCAGCGAATCGACCAAAGACGCCAGCAAACTGACCGATCCGGTATACCACCACGCAAAAACCTTCAGAGCAAAAAGCGACAGCGCCGTTGCGGTCGCCAGAATAGCGGCTGTCGTCACCAGGCGTCCGTAGCGTGAATCCATACCTACCTCCTGTAAAAACAAGACATTAAGTATAACGGATAGCACGGTCGGGATCCGAACAGACCGCCTATGGCGGCAAACTCATCTTGGAAACAGACGCTAACGCCGTAATATTTCTTGCAGTCGAGCCTGCTCCCATCGCGCCAGCTGCCCACGCAGCAGAAACAGTTTTATCACTCTCAGCGCCAGAACCCCGCCCCAAATCAGCAGCGGCCAGAGAAACCAGTGGTTTTGGGGAGCGGTGAGTTGATTGACGATTAATAGCGCGAGGTTAACCGGTGTCACCAGCATTGGATGCCGTAGACAGATCGCCGACGTCAGCGGACAATTGCGCTATTACTCTACGCTGTTATTAAGGCTTCATCCCATGAGACACCGTCCCGCTTCACGACTTTTGGTCATCGACCCGGCGCAACGCGTTCTGTTGTTCCAATTTTCCCATAGCGGGGATGCTCTGGCGGGGCACATCTATTGGGCCACGCCCGGCGGCGCAGTCGAAAGCGGAGAAAGCGTTGAAGAAGCGGCGCGGCAAGAGCTCTTGGAAGAAACCGGCTTCGCGACTGCGCCACTCTCCCCCTGCATCGCTACACAGACATTCTCTATGAGGTTGGATAGCGGCGAAGAAGTCATCGCTGAAGAACACTTTTTATTGTCCGCGTCGGCCACGCGGAGATCGACGCCAGCCGCTGGAGCGACAACGAAAGACGTGTCATAGGCCAGTACGCATGGTGGTCTTTTGCTGAACTGGCCCAGACAGAAGATACCGTGTATCCCGATAACCTGCTTTCATTGCTGCGGGAACCTCTCACAGGCTAAGATGCCGCAGGGCGTCAGCGCACAAAATAGGGATAGGTAAAGCACAGCAAATGTGTGAGATTAAGCGCAAAATGAAACGCCGTCGATACCCACAGCCGACCACTCCAGTACCAGGCAGCGCCGTAGATAAGCCCCGCCAGTCCGGCGAAAATCATCATCAGCGGCCCCGCCTGAAAGTGCGCCAGACCAAATAACGTCGCGGTCACGATCAGCGCCGGGAGAGGACCGGCACATTGCGTCAGGCGTCTTTGCAGATAACCGCGAAACAGCGCTTCTTCCGCCAGAGAGACGAAAAAAATATTGGCCAGCACAAACTGGCCCAGCCATGCGGGCCAATGCAATTCGAACCGCAAGCCACCGAGGACGACGGCCAGCAGCAAAAGGGCCGGCACCGTCAGCATCAATAACCCCCACTGCCAACGCGGCCTTGATTCGGACGTCACCTTGTAGAACAGATCGGGGATCGCCATCCACAGCAGGAACGGCGCAAGAGCTTTATCGAGATTGTAATAGAGCGAGAAAGGCGCGCTGTGCGGGCCCGCAACAACACGGTCAAGCACTTTGGGGTTGTGAAAACCGGGAACCAGATGCAAAAACAGCAGGATACAGAGCAGAACGAGAAGCCCTTCGCCACCCGCCGCAATCCACTTTCTGTCCCGATAGCGAAGCAGCCGATATCCTATCAACATCGCCACGCAGAGCGTTCCTACGACAGGCAGCGTGATAACGTCCTGCAGCCAGGCCACCATCAATGTGAACGCCAGCAACACTCCAGCGATGGTGTGATGTAATGTCAATGCGACAAGCGCCAATCCCAACAGATACTCCATCTTAACTCTCCGTTTATGCTTCTTAATGACACTTCCTTACCACCGACCCATATCCGTCCGGTGGGATACCATCATCGCTCAGACAAGACGGGGCTACACCGCCTACTGCATAGCGCCAGCTAATTCGTGATGAGCCATAGTGGTAATTTTGCGTGAAACGCCGCAAACAGGATCTGTGACTAAGGTGCGGTTTAGGTAAAAGAGGGGGAGAGAAGGAAAGAAAACCCGCTGCGCCACAGCGAGTTTCGTGTCGTGGAAACATCTGTAAGCACACCCGTTTTAGTTCCACCTTACGACGAAAATTCAGTTTCAGTAGGCAGTAAATACGATGAACGCGTTTATGCTTCCATGCATGCCCTTGCCTGCGTAACATCTGAAACAGCTTCGTGAAGCCGTATCGCGGGTAGCGCTTCGCCACTTCTGTCAACGCCTGAACCGCTGGCTCATCACGCCGGGTGTCGGGCTGATAAAGAGACACCGTCCTGCTCAGCGATAACGTCCTGCATGCCTGGCGTATGCTCATCGCAAATTGCGCAATCAGGTAACTGACGAGTTCACGCTTTATCTCTGGTTTTAGAGCTTTTTTTCGATAACCTCTTTGAGTGCCCGGCACTCCAGACTCAGGTCGGCAAACATCTGTTTCAGACGTCGGTTTTCGTCCTCGAGATCTTTCATTTTTTGATATCGGAGGACACCATGCCACTATATTTGGCTTTCCAGTTAATGGGATGGACTACCTCCTCCTTGCGGGCTTAACTGAATAGAACACATTCGGAGGAGAATAATTATGACCCTCAAATTTTTGGGTATCGATCTGGCTAAAAATGTTTTCCACTATGTGGACTGAATCAGGCCGGAAAACCGGTATACAGTAAGCGGGTTTCGCGAAAGGTATTGCTCCAGACAGTAGCTAGCATACCGGCCTGCCTGATCGGAATAGAAGCTTCGACAGGCGCATTTTACTGGCAGCGCGAATTTGAAAAGCCGGGCCATAAAGTCAAAGTTATTAGCCCTCAGTGTGTAAAACCTTTCGCCCGGGGGCAAAAGAATGACGGGAATGACGCGCAAACTATTGGCATTGCCCTTATGCAGCCGACAATGCGATTTGTTCCCCCCAAAAGTCCGGAGCAACAGGATATTCAGGCCCTCCACAGGGCCCGACAACGCATTGTTAATCACCGGACAGCAACTGTCTGCCAGATCAGGAGATTATTACTGGATCGGGGGAGCACTATCGGTGCAGCTATTTCCAGAGTAAAGCGTGCAGTTCCTCTTATTATTGAAGATGCGGAGAATGGATTAAGCACCAGAATGCGTAAAACAGTCGCTGAGCTGTTCGATCTTTTTATTGATTTGGGACGTCGTATGACTTTCTTTGATAAAGAAATAGAAACCATATTCAGACAGTCTGAACCCTGCCGGCGTATTGCCAAAATAAAAGGCATTGGTCCTAAAACAGCGACTGCTGTGGTAGCCGCTATAGGAAAAGGCTCCGAATTTAAGAATGGTCGCCACTCTGCCGCCTGGCTCGGCCTTGTCCCGCGGCAATACTCAAGCGGAGACAGACAGGTACTGATGAATATGACCAAAAAGGTGATAAGCATCTACGAACCATGTTTATACATGGGGCCAGGGCCGTCGTCAGAGTTGCTGAGAATAATCATGACAGCTCAATGAATCAGTGGGTTAATCAGTTAAAAGAGCGAAGAGGCGTTAACAAAACGACTGTCGCTGTCGCAAACAAGAATGCCCGGATTGTCTGGTCGATGTTGAAAAATAGTACAGAATATCAATCTGTTGTGATTTAAAGCTTTCCGAGAAAAGTTGCAGAGTATTGAAAAATGGTGACAGGTTGCACCTGCACCATCGGAACCCGACTATTATATTGGCCTTAGAGGCCGTCCAGTTGTTGAGGCGACGGTGTGCGGATTACCCATTTGGGCACAGGTCAGTATTGCTGATGCCGGATAGATGTAAGCAACAACCCAAAACCAGATTCAGTACTTGCAAAACGGAGGTAGTCCATAGATGTAATATGAGGCCTCGGATATCCCCGCTTCGCGACGGACAACTTTGACGGTGCGTCCGGCTTCAACAGATTTTAAAACGGCAATAATCTGATATTCGGTGAATCGGACTTTACGCATAGCGATCTCCTCAAAGGGACATAATCAGTATGTCGGAAGATCTCTAAAAGCGAATGGTTCAGTTTACTGGGATGCTTACACCCTCTCCAACGGGGTTGAACGGGTTGCAGTCAGTTAATGAATATAACCAACTGTTTTAAAATGGTTTTATTAGAAAAATCAAAAAAAAAGCCCTCCATCAAGGAGGGCAAATAGACAGGGATGGTGTCTATGGCAAGGAAAACAGGGTCCATCATCTACACACACAACGTTTCACTATCGATCAACTGCTCAGGGAGCCCGATGTAGCGTTGCCTACCATCACCAGCAGGTTCACTTAGGCACGCTGAAATATTTTTCCTGCTGATTCGCGACCGATATCTGCTCGCGAATCACTTCCATATGCTGCTCATGCTTATGGCGCATCACTTCTTTCTGTTCCGGCGTCAACAGGCTGTACATCTGATTACGCACCCGGGCCATTTCCACCTGACGTGCAATCTGCGCCTGGGTCATTTTATTAATTTGCGCCCGAACGGCCGCCTCATCGAATTTTTCAGCTATAACCAACTGATACATCGTTTCTACATCCTGCGCGGAATAGGGAGGCATGTCGTGCCGCACTTCCTGCATCAGATCACGCATCTGTTGGCGTTGCTGCTCCGTCAACTTTACGCCATCGAACATCCTTTGCTGATTAGGAATACGTTTCGTGGCAGAGTCATTCTGCGTCAGTTCTTCCATCCCGATCCCCTCAGCTTCAGCTGCCGTAGCGATGCTGGAACCCAGCAACAGCAGTGAAGCGAGAGACAACAAGGTGGTGCGCCGCATCAATAACTCCTCAGTAGTTGTACCGCTCAGCGAATTGATGGGTTCAGTCTAAACACCCCGCTGCAAACATGCGTCAGACGGTGTAAAACTACGTAAAGTCATGGAATAGCGGCAATCTATGGCGTATTTTGCCCGAGGAGGTAGGTAACCCATGAATAAAATCCTGTTGGTTGACGATGATAAAGAGCTCACATCCTTGTTGAAGGAATTGCTCGAAATGGAAGGATTCAACGTCGTGGTGGCCTATGACGGTGAACAAGCGCTGGGCGCGTTGGACGATTCAATAGATCTGCTGCTGTTGGATGTCATGATGCCGAAGAAAAACGGCCTTGATACCTTGAAGGAACTGCGTCAACGCCATCAGACGCCCGTCATTATGCTGACCGCGCGCGGCAGCGAGCTGGACCGCGTACTGGGGCTGGAACTGGGCGCGGATGATTATCTGCCGAAACCGTTTAACGACCGGGAACTGGTAGCGCGTATTCGCGCGATCCTACGCCGCTCGAACTGGACAGATCAGCAGCAGGCGGGCGAAACGACCGCACCGACGCTGGAAGTAGACGCCCTGCGTCTGAATCCCGGCCGTCAGGAAGCCAGCTTCGACGATAACGTGCTGGATTTGACCGGCACCGAGTTTACCTTGCTGTACCTGTTGGCGCAGCGTCTGGGTCAGGTCGTCTCCCGCGAACACCTGAGCCAGGAAGTACTCGGCAAACGGCTAACGCCCTTTGACCGCGCCATCGATATGCATATCTCCAATCTGCGGCGTAAATTACCCGACCGCAAAGACGGCCTGCCGTGGTTCAAAACCCTGCGCGGACGCGGTTATCTGATGGTATCCACCGCATGATCAACAGCCTTACTGCCCGTATTTTCGCCATATTCTGGCTAACGCTGGTCCTGGTGTTGATGCTGGTGCTGATGCTGCCCAAGCTGGACTCCCGCCAACTGACCCCGCTGCTCGAAAGTGAGCAGCGACAGGGGTTGATGCTGGAACAACATATCGAAGCGGAACTGGCTCTCGACCCGGCGAACGATCTGCTCTGGTGGCGTCGGCTGTTTCACGCCATTGAGAAATGGGCACCGCCCGGTCAACGCCTGCTGCTGGTGACCAGCGAAGGGCGCGTCATTGGCTCACAGCGCCAGGAAATGCAGATAGTACGCAACTTTATCGGCCAGTCCGATAACGCCGAATTCCCCCAGAAGAAGAAATATGGCCGCGTCGAGCTGCTGGGTCCGTTCTCCGTCAGAGATAGCGAAGACAACTACCTGCTCTACCTGATCCGGCCCGCCAGCAGCCCGCAGTCCGACTTCATCAACCTGCTGTTCGACCGCCCTCTGTTGCTGCTCATCGTCACTATGCTGATCAGCACCCCGCTGCTGCTGTGGCTGGCCTGGAGTTTGGCGAAACCGGCCCGCAAGCTGAAAATCGCGGCCGACGAAGTCGCACGAGGCAACCTGCGTCAGCATCCCGAACTGGAGTCCGGCCCGCATGAATTCCGCGCAACCGGCGCCAGCTTCAACCAGATGGTGAGCGCGCTGGAACGCATGGTGACCGTGCAACAACGTTTGCTGTCGGACATCTCTCACGAGCTGCGCACGCCGTTGACCCGGCTACAGCTATCAAGCGCACTACTGCGCCGCAGGCAGGGAGAAAGCAACGAACTGACCCGCATTGAAACCGAGACCCAGCGCCTGGACAGCATGATCGGCGATCTGCTGGTGCTGTCGCGCAATCAGCACAAAAACGAACTGCATCGGGAGCTGTTGAAAGCCGACGAACTGTGGGGCGATGTGCTGGACGACGCCAGCTTTGAAGCGGAGCAGATGGGTAAAACGCTGGAAGTGCTGTCGCCTCCCGGCCCGTGGCCACTGTTCGGCAATCCGTCAGCCCTCGACAGCGCGTTGGAGAACGTGGTACGCAACGCACTGCGCTACTCCAGGACATATATCGAGGTCTCGTTCTCCGTCGACGGTCAAGGCGTCACCATTATCGTCGGCGATGATGGTCCCGGCGTCAGTCCGGAAGACCGGGAACAGATTTTCCGGCCCTTCTACCGTACCGATGAAGCACGCGATCGCGAATCCGGCGGCACCGGCCTTGGACTGGCGATCGTCGAAACGGCCATCTCTCAGCATCACGGCTGGGTTAAGGCGGATGCCAGCCCTCTCGGCGGCCTGCAACTGACGATCTGGTTACCGCTCTATCACCGCTAACCGGTCAATGCAAAAAGCGGAAGAGCGCTCGGCTCTTCCGCTCCGTTCTGCCCCTTCACATTGAGTTTTTCCCGACGTCGGGTAGAGAGTGAACTTCATAGGGCCGCACAATCGTCTGGACGGCTATATTGAGGTGACCGCCAACCCGCAGGCCCCGCCGGAAGACAAAAGCTACGCGCTCTACCGTGCGATCTACGGTTACTCACTCAGCGGCTACAATAGCTGCGGCAGCGCCTGCCGTCGGACTACCGTCTTAGCGTGACCGGGCTGCTCGACTGGGCCAAAACCGGCGATATCGCGCAAATTAATCGGCTGGATAACATCGTGGACGAACGGGTGTGCAGACTTACCAGGGCCACTGCACGGTGGAGCATTCATTACACAGAGTACCTTTCGGCCCTGCTGACCCTACGGGCGCCGCTCCGGCTGGGGCTGGTGCAACATGGCCGCTGGGACGATCGCTGGCAGCATCGACCGTCTGCCTCGCTATTTTATCGCGGGCCGTCGTCTTCCCGCTCAATCCTCCGCCCGTCAAGCGCGCCCCGCCGACGCGTTAGCTTCTGCCGCCGAATCCGTTCTGACGCCAGGCTTCGTAACTGATAATCGCCACCGAGTTGGAAAGGTTCAGACTCCGGCAGTCCGGTTCCATCGGGATGCGAATGCGATATTCCGGCTCGATGCCGTTGCGCACGGAGTCAGGCAATCCCGCCGTTTCCGAACCAAATAGCAGCACGTCCCCAGGTTGATAGGCAGGACGATCGTAGGGCTGACTACCTTTGGTCGTGCAGGCGAAAATGCGACAGCCGGGCACCGACGCCAGAAAAGCGTCGTAATTTGCGTGACGCTGAACCACGGCCAGATCGTGATAATCCAGTCCGGCCCGACGCAATTTCTTCTCTTCGAAGTCGAAGCCCAGCGGCTCGATCAGATGCAAAGAGCACCCGTTATTCGCCGCGAGCCGGATGATATTGCCGGTATTGGGCGCAATTTGCGGTTCGTACAGCGCAATATGGAACATTCAGATAAGGTCTGTCGTCAAAAAGGTGGCGGCAGTATATCGTATCCCTGCGCACCACCCCAGTCTGCGGGCGACGGCGAAACGATTAACGACTAAACTTAAGCAACAGGCGGCTTTCCCGCGGAGGACGTATGCAGCACAACGTGATTCGGACAGTCATGCTCGGCGTTTTACTCTCACCGATGGCCATGTGGGCAAATGCAGCCCCCCTGCCATCGACCCAGCAGCAACAGTTTGAAAACGGCATCAGCAGCCAGAAACGGCTGCAACAACAGATGCAGCAAGATCAGAAGCTTCAGCAGCAGCGGTTGAATCAGAGCATCCAGCAAAACAGCGCCGCACGACAGCAACAGCTCCGGCAGCAACAGCAGCAGACACAACAGCGTGTAATGCCGTCAACCACCCCTTGATCCGGCGTTATATACGCACGCCCATCAGCGTCAGGATGAGCGGCGTGGTCACCGCCGCCAGCAACGTGGATAACAACAGACTGGCGGCCACCGGACCGCCCAGCGCGTTGAACTGGCGCGACATCAGATAGATATTCACCCCGACGGCCATCGAACCCAGCAGAACCACCACCCGTGTTTCCATCTCCGGCAACCCCAGCGCTATCGCCAGCAGCCAGACAATCAGCGGTTGCACCAGCAGCTTAATGGCGCAGATGGCGACGCTGATTCGCCAACCCTCGCGGATCTGATACTCCGCCAGGCCCATGCCCAGCGCCACCAGCGACAGGGGAACGGCGCTCTGGCCCAGCATATTCACTGAGCGCTCCGCCACCTCGGGCAGCGGCAGACCGGTAAAGCCAAACAGGGTGCCGGAAAGAATACCGATGATCAGCGGGTTTTTGAGCACGCCCAGCGCGGTGGTGGTAAACCCCTGCAACGAGAGCGAACCATTGCGAGCCCACTCGACGGACACGGTGACCAGCGTCCACAGAATCAGGCCGTTGAAGATCAGCACCAGCGCCACGGACGGGATCGCCTCCGGCCCCAGCATCATCGTGGCGATAGGCAGGCCCAGCATAACGTTGTTGGAGAAAATGCCGCTCAGCGCAAAGATCGAGCCGGACACGCCGTCCAGCTTGAATACCCAGCGGCCAATCACGCGTCCCAAGATAAACACCGCCAGACAGCTGCCGAAAAAGGCAATCAGCAAGCGAGCATCCACCGCCGGACGATCGGCGAAGTCGCACATCATACGGAACAACATCGCGGGTAACGCAATGTTAAAAATGAAACGGGTCAATGCGTCAGCGATGGCGGCCGGCCAATGGCCCACGCGCACGAGGCCATATCCCAGCGCAATCAGAACAAACAGAGGTAACGACAGATAAATCTGGTGCCAGAGTGAGACAACAAACGCGGGCATAACCCTTATTCCTTAACGTATGCGCCATCGTCCTTGCACCGTCTTGCAGCGGCAGGCTAGCTCCATCCAATCCATGCAGGGATAAAGCGAAACGGCCTGATGAAGGCATCCAGTGCGGGTAAGAATGAAAAACGCCGAGATTTAACCGACATGCCATAGCGGAGACAGGCTCCGCCCGGGCAGGTTCAGTCGGCGATTTCCGCTGCCCCAATCAAATCTATCCGGTCGGTGCAGATAGCGTCAACGCCCCAGCGCAATAAGTCTTGCGCCCGTTCCGGCTGGTTAACGGTATACACCAGAATTCGCAACCCGGCCTGTTTTAACTGCGCCACGCGCGCTTCGTCCAGCAGTGCATGATTGAAGTGAATCGACACGCAGGCCAACCGCTGCGTCAGCGTCAGCCAGTCGTCACGCCACTCGTCCAGCAGCAGCCCTCGAGGCAGTTCAGGCGCCGCCTGCTGAGCCGCTTCCAACGCCTCGACGGAGAAAGAAGACAGCAACGGCGGAACGACGCGATGTTGCCACAGTTTCCGCGCCGCCAACGCGACGACCCGGCCGGTTTCCGCTTCCTCACCGGTAGTCGGCTTAATTTCAATGTTCACCAGAATATCGTAACGGACGCTGCGCTGCGCCACGTCCGCCAGCGACGGCAGATGTTCGCCGCGGAATGTCCGTCCAAACCAGCTGCCCGCATCCAGCCGGGATAGCTGTTCCCAGGTCTGCTCGCCCGCAATCCCCCAACCGTTGGTGGTGCGATCCAGCGTGTCATCATGCAGCAGGAAAACCTGCCCGTCGCGCGACAGCTTGGCGTCGATTTCAATCATTCGATGCCCGTAGCGCGCGCCAGCATCAATCGCCGCCAGCGTATTTTCCGGCGCCAGTGAACCACCGCCGCGATGGGCGACATAAGCAGGATAAGGCCAAGAGTGTGTCATCGTTCCATCCGTAATCCGCTCTGCGAATCAAATATATGCCACGACGAGGCCGGCACATGCAGCCAGAGGGTAGCGCCCACGGCCGGACAATATGCGTGCGACAGGCGCACGACGACATTCTGCCCTGCCCACTGCCCATATGCCAGATTATCCGCGCCTAATAATTCCAACGCGTCGACCATCATCGCCACGGCGTTGTCTGGACCTTCCGCCAGTAGAATATGTTCCGGTCGAACGCCGAGCGTCATTTCCCGTCCCCGCCACTCGGGTTTTGACGCGGGAAGCGTTAACGCCAGGTCGGAGGACAGGATAAGCCGACCGCCGTCCTCACTCATCCGGCCCGAGAGCAGATTCATGGCGGGCGATCCGATAAAGCTCGCGACGAACAGCGAGGCCGGGCGACGATAGATCTCGGCGGGCGCGCCGATCTGTTCCGCCACGCCTTTGTTCATCACGATCACCCGCTGCGCCAGCGTCATCGCCTCGACCTGATCGTGCGTGACGTACAGGCTGGTGGTCCGCAGCCGCTGATGCAGCTGCCGCAGCTCCAGCCTCATCTGGACGCGCAGTCGGGCATCCAGATTCGATAACGGTTCGTCGAACAGAAACACCGCCGGTTCGCGCACGATGGCGCGCCCCATCGCCACCCGCTGACGCTGACCGCCGGACAGCTCGCGCGGCTTGCGCGCCAGCAACGGCTTCAGTTCCAGAATACGCGCGGCTTCCTCGACCCGTTTGCGGACCTGCTCTTTGCCCAGACCGCGAATTTTCAGCCCGTAAGCCATATTTTGGTAGACGCTCATGTGCGGATAGAGCGCGTAATTCTGGAACACCATCGCAATGCCGCGATCTTTCGGCTCCCGCTCGGTGACACGCTCGTCGCCGATATAAATATCGCCGCTGGTAGTCTGTTCCAGACCCGCGACCATACGCAACAACGTCGACTTACCGCAGCCCGACGGGCCGACCAGCACCACGAATTCCCCATCAGCCACGTCCAGGTTAATGGGCTTGATAATCTGCGTTTTGCCGTCGTAGGACTTGGTGACGGCCTGTAGTTTTAACGATGTCATAGCGTCTTATTTCTCACTGTCGACCAGTCCACGGACAAACCAGCGCTGCATCAGCAGCACAATCAACATCGGCGGCAGCATGGTGAGCAGCATCGCCGCCATCACATGCTCCCAGCGCGTCGGGCTGTCACTGCCGGCGATCATGCTCTGAATACCCGCCACGGCGGTGCCGAGACGCGCGTCGCTCACAATCAGCAGCGGCCAGAGATACTGGTTCCATCCATAGATGAAAATAATGACGAACAGGGCCGCCAGGTTGGTCTTGGACAACGGCAGCACTATGTCGAAGAAAAAGCGTATCGGCCCGGCGCCGTCGATGCGCGCCGCGTCGATCAGCGTGTTCGGCAGCGTCATAAAATATTGCCGGAACAGGAACGTCGCGGTGGCCGAAGCCATCAGCGGCAGCGTCAGACCCGTGTAGCTGTTCATCATCCCGAGGCGGGAGATGACCTCCACCGTCGGAAAAATGCGCACCTCCACCGGCAGCATCAGCGTGGTGAAAATGATCCAGAAGAACATCCGGCGGAAGGGAAAGCGAAAATAGACGATGGCGTAAGCAGACAGTATCGACACGCTGATTTTGCCTGCCGTGA
It encodes:
- a CDS encoding sn-glycerol-3-phosphate import ATP-binding protein UgpC, whose protein sequence is MTSLKLQAVTKSYDGKTQIIKPINLDVADGEFVVLVGPSGCGKSTLLRMVAGLEQTTSGDIYIGDERVTEREPKDRGIAMVFQNYALYPHMSVYQNMAYGLKIRGLGKEQVRKRVEEAARILELKPLLARKPRELSGGQRQRVAMGRAIVREPAVFLFDEPLSNLDARLRVQMRLELRQLHQRLRTTSLYVTHDQVEAMTLAQRVIVMNKGVAEQIGAPAEIYRRPASLFVASFIGSPAMNLLSGRMSEDGGRLILSSDLALTLPASKPEWRGREMTLGVRPEHILLAEGPDNAVAMMVDALELLGADNLAYGQWAGQNVVVRLSHAYCPAVGATLWLHVPASSWHIFDSQSGLRMER
- the ugpE gene encoding sn-glycerol-3-phosphate ABC transporter permease UgpE, producing the protein MIENRRGLNIFSHVMLAVALLMVLFPLYIALVTATLDQAQASQAPMTLIPGSHLWQNLNAIWRHGVDNNNSAPFGRLLLNSFIMTLAITAGKISVSILSAYAIVYFRFPFRRMFFWIIFTTLMLPVEVRIFPTVEVISRLGMMNSYTGLTLPLMASATATFLFRQYFMTLPNTLIDAARIDGAGPIRFFFDIVLPLSKTNLAALFVIIFIYGWNQYLWPLLIVSDARLGTAVAGIQSMIAGSDSPTRWEHVMAAMLLTMLPPMLIVLLMQRWFVRGLVDSEK